Part of the Synechococcus sp. HK01-R genome is shown below.
CACTCCGCACATGGCTACCCAGCGTTTACCGTTGGCACGATAACTGGTACACCAGAGGTGCGTTCCTCCCGGTCCTCTCGTACTAGGGAGAAATCCTCTCAATGTTCCTACGCATACACCGGATATGGACCGAACTGTCTCACGACGTTCTGAACCCAGCTCGCGTACCGCTTTAATGGGCGAACAGCCCAACCCTTGGGACCGACTTCAGCCCCAGGTTGCGATGAGCCGACATCGAGGTGCCAAACCTCCCCGTCGATGTGAACTCTTGGGGGAGATCAGCCTGTTATCCCTAGAGTAACTTTTATCCGTTGAGCGACGGCCCTTCCACTCAGAACCGTCGGATCACTAAAGCCGACTTTCGTCCCTGTTCGACTTGTAGGTCTCACAGTCAAGCTTGCTTCTGCTTTTGCACTCGACGGCTGATTTCCAACCAGCCTGAGCAAACCTTTGCGCGCCTCCGTTACCTTTTAGGAGGCGACCGCCCCAGTCAAACTGCCCACCTGATACTGTCCGCTCCCCGGATAACGGGTGAACGTTAGAACCCTAGCTCTGAAAGAGTGGTATCTCACCATTGACTCCCTAGTACCCGCAAGCACTAGATCAACGTCTCCCACCTATCCTGCGCATTCAGAGCCCGGGCACAATACCAAGCTACAGTAAAGCTTCATAGGGTCTTTCTGTCCGGGTGTATGTAGTCCGCATCTTCACAGACAATTCTATTTCGCCGAGCCTCTCTCCGAGACAGCTCCCAGATCGTTACGCCTTTCGTGCGGGTCGGAACTTACCCGACAAGGAATTTCGCTACCTTAGGACCGTTATAGTTACGGCCGCCGTTCACCGGGGCTTCAGTCGCCAGCTTCGCTTACGCTGACCGGCTTCCTTAACCTTCCGGCACTGGGCAGGCGTCAGCCCCCATACATCGTCTTGCGACTTAGCGGAGACCTGTGTTTTTGGTAAACAGTCGCCTGGGACTCTTCACTGCGACCAGCTCGCGCTGGCACCCCTTCTCCCGAAGTTACGGGGCCATTTTGCCGAGTTCCTTAGAGAGAGTTACCTCGCGCACCTCGGTATTCTCTACCACCCCACCTGTGTCGGTTTCGGGTACTGGCAGTTATGCCTTAACGGGTATAGAGCTTTTCTTGGAAGCATGACGTCACCAACTTCGCTGCCGTAGCAGCTCGTACTCACGCCTCAGCTCGGATCGTTTTCGCCGATCCTCAACGCCTCGAACGCTTGAACCAGTAACCAACATCTGGCTTGGCTAGCCTTCTCCGTCCCTCTTCCCAAAACATAACCGGTACAGGAATGTTGACCTGTTATCCATCGACTACGCCTTTCGGCCTCGCCTTAGGTCCAGACTAACCCTCCGCGGACGAGCCTGCCGGAGGAACCCTTAGGGTTTCGGTGCATGGGATTCTCACCCATGTTTTCGCTACTCAAGCCGACATTCTCACTTCCATGCAGTCCACGCCCGCTCACGCTAACGCTTCACCCCACATGGAACGCTCCCCTACCATAAATCCGCAGCTTCGGTACAACGCTTAGCCCCGTTCATTTTCGGCGCAGGATCGCTCGACCAGTGAGCTATTACGCACTCCTTTGAGGATGGCTGCTTCTAGGCAAACCTCCTGGTTGTCTGGGCAATCCCACCTCCTTTATCACTTAGCGTTGATTTGGGGACCTTAGCTGGCGGTCTGGGCTGTTTCCCTCTCGACCATGGAGCTTATCCCCCACAGTCTGACTGCCTCGCTACACACAGGGTATTCAGAGTTCATCTCGATTTGGTACCGCTCTCGCAGCCCGCACCGAAATGGTGGCTTTACCCCCCTGCTGGAGCACGAGACGCTACGCCTCAACGTATTTCGGGGAGAACCAGCTAGCTCCGGGTTCGATTGGCATTTCACCCCTAACCACAGCTCATCCGCTGATTTTTCAACATCAGTCGGTTCGGACCTCCACTTGGTATCACCCAAGCTTCATCCTGGCCATGGTTAGATCACCCGGGTTCGGGTCTATAAACACTGACAAACGCCCTATTCAGACTCGCTTTCGCTATGGCTCCACCATTCCCGGTTTAACCCGCCAGTGCCTATAAGTCGCCGGCTCATTCTTCAACAGGCACACGGTCATCCGATCAGTCGGACTCCCATTGCTTGTAAGCTCACGGTTTCATGTTCTATTTCACTCCCCTCCCGGGGTTCTTTTCACCTTTCCCTCGCGGTACTGTTTCGCTATCGGTCACACAGGAGTACTTAGCCTTACGAGGTGGTCCTCGCGGATTCACACGGAATTTCACGTGCTCCGTGCTACTCGGGATACAGCTAGGTCAGTTCAGTTTTCGTGTACGGGACTTTCACCCTCTGTGGTGTGCCATTCAAACACTTCCACTAACATTCCTTTTCCACATTGCTGTCCCACAACCCCGATGCTCGAAAGCATCGGTTTAGGCTCTTCCCCGTTCGCTCGCCGCTACTTAGGGAGTCGTTTTTACTTTCCTTTCCTCCAGCTACTAAGATGTTTCAGTTCGCTGGGTTGGCTCGCACCGCCCTATGGATTCAGGCGGCCGTTCTAGGGGTTGCCCCATTCGGAAATTCCCGGATCAAAGCGTGTTTCCAGCTCCCCGAGACTTATCGCAGGTAACCACGTCCTTCATCGCCTCTGTGTGCCAAGGTATCCACCGTGAGCCCTTTGTAGCTTGACCAATGTATCTCCAACACGCTTGCTGTCGTTGAAACAGATTCTCTCTGATTCATTGCTGAATCAAAGATCTAACTCCTCATTGCTCGACACAATTAGAAGAACGTGATGGAGTCTCGGCTCTTGCTCGATAGAATTTGCAATCACTCCTCATCATCACCCTTTCGGATCATCATTCAGAGTCATCGCATCATCCATGAGATGCTTTATTCTTTCCAGACTCACCTATGCAGTTGTCAAGGTTCTGCCAGACTTCAAATCAAATCACCAATTGCTTGATCACCTGATTCGAGCCCAGCATCTTATCAACCATCGATAGATTTCTCTCTATCGCAGGAATGACAGGAAGCTGGGTTCCTCTAGCGGACACATCTAAATCACACTCCAATCGAGCTCATACTCCAAACTTCTGGAGATGGGAATTAAAGTTCGGTCAGTGGAGGTTAGGAGACTCGAACTCCTGACATCCTGCTTGCAAAGCAGGCGCTCTACCAACTGAGCTAAACCCCCAACACCGAATGGGCCATCCTGGACTTGAACCAGGGACCTCACCCTTATCAGGGGTGCGCTCTAACCACCTGAGCTAATGGCCCAGGAGTCTCATCCCTTTTGGGGTGTGACCTAGACAAAGTTTAGGAACTAAAAATCTCCATTAAGCAGCTCACTGTTTCCAGTTCACTCTTAACTTCAAAGCTGAGGTACCGATCGACCTAAGGTGACAGAATTTCGGCCTAAGAATAAAACTACTCAGGCATCAAAATCATTGTTTGTCTCCCTGTTAGGAGGTGATCCAGCCGCACCTTCCGGTACGGCTACCTTGTTACGACTTCACCCCAGTCATCAGCCCCACCTTCGACGTCCTCCTCCACAAGGGTTGGAGTAACGGCTTCGGGCGTGGCCAACTTCCATGGTGTGACGGGCGGTGTGTACAAGGCCCGGGAACGTATTCACCGCAGTATGCTGACCTGCGATTACTAGCGATTCCTCCTTCACGTAGGCGAGTTGCAGCCTACGATCTGAACTGAGCCACGGTTTATGAGATTTGCTTGTCCTCGCGAACTTGCTGCTCTTTGTCCGTAGCATTGTAGTACGTGTGTAGCCCAGGATGTAAGGGGCATGATGACTTGACGTCATCCACACCTTCCTCCGGTTTATCACCGGCGGTCTCTCTAGAGTGCCCAACTGAATGCTGGCAACTAAAGACGTGGGTTGCGCTCGTTGCGGGACTTAACCCAACATCTCACGACACGAGCTGACGACAGCCATGCACCACCTGTCACTGCGTTCCCGAAGGCACTCTCCCGTTTCCAGGAGATTCGCAGGATGTCAAACCCTGGTAAGGTTCTTCGCGTTGCATCGAATTAAACCACATACTCCACCGCTTGTGCGGGCCCCCGTCAATTCCTTTGAGTTTCACACTTGCGTGCGTACTCCCCAGGCGGAACACTTAACGCGTTGGCTACGACACCGAGGGGGTCGATTCCCCCGACACCTAGTGTTCATCGTTTACGGCCAGGACTACAGGGGTATCTAATCCCTTTCGCTCCCCTGGCTTTCGTCCATGAGCGTCAGTTATGGCCCAGCAGAGCGCCTTCGCCACTGGTGTTCTTCCCGATATCTACGCATTTCACCGCTACACCGGGAATTCCCTCTGCCCCTACCACACTCTAGCCCAACAGTTTCCACTGCCATGATGGAGTTAAGCTCCACTTTTTAACAGCAGACTTGATGGGCCGCCTGCGGACGCTTTACGCCCAATAATTCCGGATAACGCTTGCCACTCCCGTATTACCGCGGCTGCTGGCACGGAATTAGCCGTGGCTTATTCCTCAAGTACCGTCAGATCTTCTTCCTTGAGAAAAGAGGTTTACAGCCCAGAGGCCTTCATCCCTCACGCGGCGTTGCTCCGTCAGGCTTTCGCCCATTGCGGAAAATTCCCCACTGCTGCCTCCCGTAGGAGTCTGGGCCGTGTCTCAGTCCCAGTGTGGCTGATCATCCTCTCAGACCAGCTACTGATCGATGCCTTGGTGCGCCTTTACCACACCAACTAGCTAATCAGACGCGAGCTCATCCTCAGGCGAAATTCGTTTCACCTCTCGGCATATGGGGTATTAGCAGCCGTTTCCAGCTGTTGTCCCCCTCCTGAGGGCAGATTCTCACGCGTTACTCACCCGTCCGCCACTAACCCGAAGGTTCGTTCGACTTGCATGTGTTAAGCACGCCGCCAGCGTTCATCCTGAGCCAGGATCAAACTCTCCGTTGTAGATCAATTCCTTTTGATGACTTACATCACCTCAAATTGATTTGCGTCACCCACAATTCAGTTTTCACTCATTGCAGTTGAGGCCTCCTTTCAGCTGACACAGAAAGGGTTCTTAAGAGTGCACTTCTAGATTTCTCTATCCATGACTTTCCAGGATCTCAGATCCGGTTGTTGCTCCATCAATTCGCACACCGGCAACAGTCAGGCTCGTGAAAACCTCACCGTTGCAGCGAATGACTTCATCGCAACGACATTGTTTGACGGGACCTCACACCTTCATCGCTCTTTCATCAAAGCCTTCCACTCACCTCGCGGCTCGTTTCAAGACCTCGACGCGATGAAAGCGTCAGTTCCTAAACTTTTCGATTGTCCAGGTTCTGCCGTCGCGCTCCCTCTCAGGAGCGGTGGGCTGTGCGGCCTCTCGCGACCGCTTGTGAAACTTACAACACCGTGGGATCGCTCCCTCTTGGTCTTGTAAGCACCGATCGAACCACACAAAAGCTCTCGCTTCCCTTGTGCTCCTCCCGGCTGCGCCTTCCGCCCTTCGGCTTCCTGCGCAGTCCAAAAACATAACCCATCAACTCCCCTACTCGCAACCTCAGGGGCGTCACCAGATCTCCAGACTTGCTTCCACTGGCCAAAACGCTTGCAATCACTACGGTCTGATCAGGATCTCCTGAGCAACGAACCATGGCAGGTCGATTCAGCCAGCAGCACCAGCGTGTGCGACCCAGCTCCAAGGAAGACCAAGTCGTCGAGAAGGCAAGGGAGCATTTCGAACGCACTCTGATTTCCGTTGGTGGTGCACTGGCGGGAAGCGTGGCGGCACTGGAGCACCCCAGCTCCGACGGAGCTCTCAACTACGGAGAGATCTTCCTGCGCGACAACGTGCCGGTGATGGTTTACCTGCTAACCCAGCGCCGCTTCGATGTGGTGAAGCAGTTCCTGAGTGTGTGCCTGGATCTTCAGAGCACCACCTACCAGACCCGCGGTGTTTTCCCCACCAGTTTCGTGGAGGAAAACCAGGAGCTGATCGCCGACTACGGACAACGATCGATCGGAAGGATCACATCCGTCGATGCGAGCCTCTGGTGGCCAGTGATCTGCTGGCTCTACGTCAAACACAGCGGCGATCACAGTTTCGGCGCCAGCCAAAAAGTGCAGCGGGGGATCCAGCTGCTGCTTGATCTGGTCCTGCATCCAACCTTCGAGGGCACCCCCGTGCTCTTCGTGCCGGACTGCGCGTTCATGATTGATCGTCCAATGGACGTGTGGGGCGCACCACTCGAAGTGGAAGTGCTGCTCTATGGCTCGCTTCGCAGCTGCATCCACCTCATGGAACTCTGCAGAAGTCAGCACAACAGCAGGCTGCTCGATCAGCGCCTGGTGCTCACGAGGCAATGGGTGCATGACCTGCGCGGCTTCCTCTTGAAGCACTACTGGGTCACCAGCAAGACGATGCAAGTGCTTCGACGACGGCCCACAGAACAGTACGGGGAGAACCAGCACCAGAACGAATTCAACGTTCAGCCCCAGGTCATCCCCGACTGGTTGCAGGACTGGCTGGAAAACCGCGGCGGCTATCTGATTGGCAACATGCGAACCGGCAGACCCGACTTTCGCTTCTACAGCCTGGGAAATTCACTGGCCTGTCTCTTCGGCTTGCTGACCAGCCCCCAGCAGCGGGCACTATTCCGCCTGGTCTTGCACAACCGTGACGATCTGATGGCCCAGATGCCCATGCGCATATGCCATCCGCCGATGGACGGTCTCGAATGGCAGAACAAAACTGGCTCAGACCCCAAAAACTGGCCATGGAGCTACCACAACGGTGGACACTGGCCAAGCCTTCTCTGGTTTTTCGGTGCTTCCATCCTTCTGCATGAGCGGCGAAACCCACACGCCGACGTTCTGCTCATGGGCCAAATGAAGGCTCTTCTTGAAGAGAGCTATTGGAGTCATCTCAACCAACTGCCCCGTCAGCAATGGGCCGAATACTTCGATGGGCCAACAGGGACCTGGGTAGGACAACAGTCCCGCACCTACCAAACCTGGACGATCGTCGGATTCTTACTCCTGCATCACATGCTGAGGGTCAACCCTGACGATGTCGACATCCTGAGTCTGGACGATCAGCCATAAAAAAACCCGGCCAAAGGCCGGGTTTCATTCCTGCAAAGAGCAGGACGTTGCTCAGAAGAGACCGAGGGTCAGAGACTTGTCGATCGGGAGTGCAGCACCAATACCCAGGTAGATGGTCGTGAGAGTTCCGAAGAGGAAAACGGCCATCGCCACTGGACGGCGGAAGGGGTTCTGGAACTTGTTGAAGCTCTCAATGAAGGGAACCAGCATCAGGCCCAGAGGAACAAGCGTCTGCAGAGCGATACCGAGAAGCTTGTTGGGGACAACCCGCAGAATCTGGAACACGGGGTAGAGGTACCACTCAGGAAGAATTTCGAGAGGGGTAGCAAAGGGATCAGCCTTGTCGCCGAGCATGGCCGGATCAAGAACGGCGAGGCCCACCACACAGGCAAAGGTTCCCAGAATCACAACCGGGAAGATGTAGAGGAGATCGTTGGGCCAGGCAGGCTCACCGTAATAGTTGTGGCCCATGCCCTTGGCCAGCTTGGCCCGCAGCTTTGGATCGGTGAGATCCGGCTTCTTGAGGATGTGCATGATGCAGGACGGGGTTGTACGAACGGTAGAAAAAGCTGTTCGGTATCCGCTTCAGGATGTGAAGCGAATGAAATGGATCACAAGGGGCCGGAGATGCCCTGCTTCCGAATCATCAGGAAGTGCATGAGCATGAACACGGCCAGCAGCCAGGGCATCACAAACGTGTGGAGGCTGTAGAAGCGGGTCAAGGTGGACTGACCAACGCTCTCACCACCGCGAAGCAGCTCAACCATGAAATCGCCGACCACAGGAATGGCGGCGGGAACGCCAGACACGATCTTCACAGCCCAGTAACCAACCTGATCCCAGGGGAGTGAGTAGCCAGTCACACCGAAGGACACGGTGATCACGGCCATGGTCACGCCCGTCACCCAGGTGAGCTCACGGGGACGCTTGAACCCCCCGGTGAGATAAACGCGGAACACGTGAAGAATCAGCATCAGCACCATCATGGAGGCGCTCCAGCGATGGACCGAGCGGATCAACCATCCGAAGCTGACGTCGGTCATCAGGTACTGAACCGAGCTGTAGGCCTCTGCCACCGTCGGCTTGTAATAAAAGGTCATCGCGAACCCAGTCGCGAACTGAATCAGGAAACAGACCAGGGTGATCCCGCCCAGGCAATAAAAGATGTTGACGTGGGGTGGGACGTACTTGCTGCTGATGTCATCAGCGATGTCTTGGATTTCAAGACGTTCCTGGAACCAGTCGTAGACGGGTGAGGAGTTCGCCATGCAGAGGTGGGCTTGGATTGCGAGAGTCTACTGAACACGTTCCAGCGATCGCGTCCGGGATGAAGCCAATGTTGCCGACTGTTAACGACCTGGCAAACCAATTGCGGCGACTGGCTTGTGGGCTGATCAGCCTGCTCGTGATCGCCCTCGCCATCGCCCCTCAAGCCCTGGCGCTCAACGATGCGCAGCAGCTCGTGGTGGAGAGCTGGAAGCTGGTGAACCAGAGCTATGTCGACCCGTCGCGCTTCGATGCCATCCACTGGCGAAGGCTGCGCCAGAAAGCCCTAGAGGGATCCATCGAATCCAGTGGCCAGGCCTATGACGCCATCGATGCCATGCTCGCGCCGATCGGCGATCCCTACACCCGACTGTTGCGGCCAGCGGACTACGACGTCATGAAGGCCAGTAACGAAGGCAGCCTCAGCGGAGTAGGGCTGCAACTTGGGCACCGCAGTGATGACGGCAAGATCGTGGTGATCGCGGCCCTCGAGGGCTCACCCGCGGCTGATGCAGGCCTGGTCAGTGGCACGTTGGTGCTGGCCGTGAATGGAGAAACCACAGAAAGCCTTGGGCTCGAAGCCACGGCTGCCCGCCTTCGCGGCGAGGCGGGAACCCAGGTGGTGCTCACCTTGCTGTCAGCGGATGACACCCAGAGCGAAGTAACGCTCGAGCGTCGGTATGTGGATCTCAGGCCAGTGCGTACAAGGCGCCTACGCAGCGACAGTCACACGCTTGGATACCTGCGGATCACCCAATTCAGCGATGGTGTGCCAGACCAAGTGCAGGAAGCACTACGAGAGCTCTCCGAGAAGGGAATTGAGGGCCTGGTGCTCGACCTTCGCAACAACTCCGGAGGGCTGGTCAGTGCTGGTTTGAGCGTGGCAGATGCCTTCCTCAGCAATCAGCCGATCGTGGAAACCCGCAACCGAGATGGAATCGCCGATCCCATTCAGGCTGGTCAGGGGGAGATTTACAGCGGGCCGATGGTCACCCTTGTCAATCAAGGGACGGCCAGCGCGAGTGAAATTCTGGCGGGTGCCCTCCAAGACGACGGGCGCTCCCAGCTGCTCGGAAGCCGAACCTTTGGCAAAGGACTGATCCAGACCCTGACCAATCTCAGTGATGGCAGCGGTCTGGCCATCACTGTGGCGGGCTACGTCACACCAAGCGGCCGGGACATCCAGGGTCAAGGACTGGAGCCAGATCGCCTGCTGGATCAGCCAGAGCCCTTGAATCCTGGAGGCGAAGGAGATCGCTGGCTCCTGGATGCCGAACGGTTTATGGAATCGCTACTGGATCGCAGAACGGCGTCCACGGACCCGGAACCCGACCCGCAGCCATGAGCAGCCGAACATTCCACGACCCCCTCCATCGCAGCATCCGGCTCGATGCCAGCCGGCCCGCTGAGGCCATGGTCATGGCCCTCGTCGACAGCCAACCATTCCAACGCCTACGTCGTATCCGACAACTGGGTCCCGCCTTTCTCACCTTTCACGGTGCTGAATCGAGTCGTTTCACCCATTCCCTTGGGGTTTTTCATCTGGCGCGCCAGGCCCTTGATCGGCTGGTGTCCAAAGACCCCACCCTGGAATGCCATCGCGGCACCCTGTATGCCGCGGCACTTCTCCATGATCTGGGCCATGGACCGCTCAGTCATACCGGCGAGGAGATGTTCGGTCTGCATCACGAGCAGTGGTCAGCGCGACTCGTGCGTGAGCACCCACAGATCCGCCCGTTGCTCGATGCCCACAGCGCTGGCACGGCTGATGCTGTGGCCAACCTGCTGGGGCATGACAAGGCTGAACGCAGCGTGATCAAAGCGCTCGTCAGCAGCCAATTGGATTGCGACCGTCTGGACTATCTACTGCGCGACAGCTACAGCACTGGAACCCGCTACGGACAACTCGATCTGGAGCGAATCCTTTCGGCGCTCACCCTGGCACCTGATGGTGAACTGGCCATCCATCCGAAGGGGCTGATGGCAGTGGAGCACTACCTCGTGGTGCGCAATCTGATGTACCGCAGTGTTTACAGCCATCGACTCAATGTGGTTTGCAACTGGCTTCTGGAACAGGTGATCCGCATCGCCCGACAGCTCGGCCCCGGGGATGTCTGGTGCGATGCGGTTTTGAAGCGGTGGCTGTGGTCGCCCAAACAGTTGGATCTCAACGCGTTCCTCGCCAATGACGATCTACGGACCGGGTACCACCTACTGCGCTGGGCAGAGGACGGCCCAGCACCTCTGGCCAACCTCTG
Proteins encoded:
- a CDS encoding glycoside hydrolase 100 family protein — translated: MAGRFSQQHQRVRPSSKEDQVVEKAREHFERTLISVGGALAGSVAALEHPSSDGALNYGEIFLRDNVPVMVYLLTQRRFDVVKQFLSVCLDLQSTTYQTRGVFPTSFVEENQELIADYGQRSIGRITSVDASLWWPVICWLYVKHSGDHSFGASQKVQRGIQLLLDLVLHPTFEGTPVLFVPDCAFMIDRPMDVWGAPLEVEVLLYGSLRSCIHLMELCRSQHNSRLLDQRLVLTRQWVHDLRGFLLKHYWVTSKTMQVLRRRPTEQYGENQHQNEFNVQPQVIPDWLQDWLENRGGYLIGNMRTGRPDFRFYSLGNSLACLFGLLTSPQQRALFRLVLHNRDDLMAQMPMRICHPPMDGLEWQNKTGSDPKNWPWSYHNGGHWPSLLWFFGASILLHERRNPHADVLLMGQMKALLEESYWSHLNQLPRQQWAEYFDGPTGTWVGQQSRTYQTWTIVGFLLLHHMLRVNPDDVDILSLDDQP
- the petD gene encoding cytochrome b6-f complex subunit IV encodes the protein MHILKKPDLTDPKLRAKLAKGMGHNYYGEPAWPNDLLYIFPVVILGTFACVVGLAVLDPAMLGDKADPFATPLEILPEWYLYPVFQILRVVPNKLLGIALQTLVPLGLMLVPFIESFNKFQNPFRRPVAMAVFLFGTLTTIYLGIGAALPIDKSLTLGLF
- the petB gene encoding cytochrome b6, which produces MANSSPVYDWFQERLEIQDIADDISSKYVPPHVNIFYCLGGITLVCFLIQFATGFAMTFYYKPTVAEAYSSVQYLMTDVSFGWLIRSVHRWSASMMVLMLILHVFRVYLTGGFKRPRELTWVTGVTMAVITVSFGVTGYSLPWDQVGYWAVKIVSGVPAAIPVVGDFMVELLRGGESVGQSTLTRFYSLHTFVMPWLLAVFMLMHFLMIRKQGISGPL
- the ctpZ gene encoding carboxyl-terminal processing protease CtpZ, translating into MLPTVNDLANQLRRLACGLISLLVIALAIAPQALALNDAQQLVVESWKLVNQSYVDPSRFDAIHWRRLRQKALEGSIESSGQAYDAIDAMLAPIGDPYTRLLRPADYDVMKASNEGSLSGVGLQLGHRSDDGKIVVIAALEGSPAADAGLVSGTLVLAVNGETTESLGLEATAARLRGEAGTQVVLTLLSADDTQSEVTLERRYVDLRPVRTRRLRSDSHTLGYLRITQFSDGVPDQVQEALRELSEKGIEGLVLDLRNNSGGLVSAGLSVADAFLSNQPIVETRNRDGIADPIQAGQGEIYSGPMVTLVNQGTASASEILAGALQDDGRSQLLGSRTFGKGLIQTLTNLSDGSGLAITVAGYVTPSGRDIQGQGLEPDRLLDQPEPLNPGGEGDRWLLDAERFMESLLDRRTASTDPEPDPQP
- a CDS encoding HD domain-containing protein, whose product is MSSRTFHDPLHRSIRLDASRPAEAMVMALVDSQPFQRLRRIRQLGPAFLTFHGAESSRFTHSLGVFHLARQALDRLVSKDPTLECHRGTLYAAALLHDLGHGPLSHTGEEMFGLHHEQWSARLVREHPQIRPLLDAHSAGTADAVANLLGHDKAERSVIKALVSSQLDCDRLDYLLRDSYSTGTRYGQLDLERILSALTLAPDGELAIHPKGLMAVEHYLVVRNLMYRSVYSHRLNVVCNWLLEQVIRIARQLGPGDVWCDAVLKRWLWSPKQLDLNAFLANDDLRTGYHLLRWAEDGPAPLANLCQRFLDRQLLKASAVEHLSSEQQLEALALARRLSEQQGMDAETCCGLRHQQLRGYHPYRGGLRLWDGQRLLALEQESPLVQSLTTPAASAWLIHPREIETELRSHLGTHGFGA